From one Lycium barbarum isolate Lr01 chromosome 6, ASM1917538v2, whole genome shotgun sequence genomic stretch:
- the LOC132599401 gene encoding alpha-1,3-mannosyl-glycoprotein 2-beta-N-acetylglucosaminyltransferase isoform X3, which yields MRLFVTQSEYAQRLAAAIEAENHCTSQTRLLIEQISQQQGRVVALEEQMKRQDQECRQLRALVQDLESKGIKKLIGNVQMPVAAVVVMACNRADYLERTIKSILKYQTSVASKYPLFISQDGSNPDVRKLALSYDQLTYMQHLDFEPVHTERPGELIAYYKIARHYKWALDQLFHKHNFSRVIILEDDMEIAADFFDYFEAGATLLDRDKSIMAISSWNDNGQRQFVQDPYALYRSDFFPGLGWMLSKSTWAELSPKWPKAYWDDWLRLKENHRGRQFIRPEVCRTYNFGEHGSSLGQFFKQYLEPIKLNDVQVDWKSMDLSYLLEDNYVKHFGDLVKKAKPIHGADAVLKAFNIDGDVRIQYRDQLDFEDIARKFGIFEEWKDGVPRAAYKGIVVFRYQTSRRVFLVSPDSLQQLGVEDT from the exons ATGCGGCTTTTTGTGACACAGTCAGAATATGCACAACGCCTTGCTGCTGCA ATTGAAGCAGAAAATCATTGTACAAGTCAGACTAGGTTGCTTATTGAACAGATTAGCCAGCAGCAAGGAAGAGTTGTGGCTCTTGAAG AACAAATGAAGCGTCAGGACCAGGAGTGCCGACAATTAAGGGCTCTTGTTCAGGATCTTGAAA GTAAAGGAATAAAAAAGTTGATTGGAAATGTACAG ATGCCAGTGGCTGCTGTAGTTGTTATGGCTTGCAACCGTGCTGACTACCTGGAGAGGACTATTAAATCCATCTTAAA ATACCAAACATCTGTTGCGTCAAAATATCCTCTTTTCATATCCCAG GACGGATCAAATCCTGATGTTAGAAAGCTTGCTTTGAGCTATGATCAGCTGACATATATGCAG CACTTAGATTTTGAACCTGTGCATACTGAAAGACCAGGGGAGCTGATTGCATACTACAAAATTGCAC GTCATTATAAGTGGGCATTGGATCAGCTGTTTCACAAGCATAATTTTAGCCGTGTTATCATACTAGAAG ATGATATGGAAATTGCCGCTGATTTTTTTGACTACTTTGAGGCTGGAGCTACTCTTCTTGACAGAGACAA GTCGATCATGGCTATTTCTTCCTGGAATGACAATGGACAAAGGCAGTTCGTCCAAGATCCTT ATGCTCTTTACCGCTCAGATTTTTTCCCTGGTCTTGGGTGGATGCTTTCAAAATCAACTTGGGCCGAACTATCTCCAAAGTGGCCAAAGGC TTACTGGGATGACTGGCTAAGGCTCAAAGAAAATCACAGAGGTCGACAATTTATTCGCCCGGAAGTTTGCAGAACGTATAATTTTGGTGAGCAT GGTTCTAGTTTGGGGCAGTTTTTCAAGCAGTATCTTGAGCCAATTAAGCTAAATGATGTACAG GTTGATTGGAAGTCGATGGACCTTAGTTACCTTTTGGAG GACAACTACGTGAAGCACTTTGGTGACTTGGTTAAAAAGGCCAAGCCCATCCATGGAGCTGATGCTGTTTTAAAAGCGTTTAACATAGATGGTGATGTGCGTATTCAGTACAGAGACCAACTAGACTTTGAAGATATCGCACGAAAGTTCGGCATTTTTGAAGAATGGAAG GATGGTGTACCACGGGCAGCATATAAAGGAATAGTAGTTTTCCGGTATCAAACATCTAGACGTGTGTTCCTTGTTTCCCCTGATTCTCTTCAACAACTTGGAGTTGAAGATACTTAG
- the LOC132599401 gene encoding alpha-1,3-mannosyl-glycoprotein 2-beta-N-acetylglucosaminyltransferase isoform X2 — protein MRGNKLRYLLILAALAFIYIQMRLFVTQSEYAQRLAAAIEAENHCTSQTRLLIEQISQQQGRVVALEEQMKRQDQECRQLRALVQDLESKGIKKLIGNMPVAAVVVMACNRADYLERTIKSILKYQTSVASKYPLFISQDGSNPDVRKLALSYDQLTYMQHLDFEPVHTERPGELIAYYKIARHYKWALDQLFHKHNFSRVIILEDDMEIAADFFDYFEAGATLLDRDKSIMAISSWNDNGQRQFVQDPYALYRSDFFPGLGWMLSKSTWAELSPKWPKAYWDDWLRLKENHRGRQFIRPEVCRTYNFGEHGSSLGQFFKQYLEPIKLNDVQVDWKSMDLSYLLEDNYVKHFGDLVKKAKPIHGADAVLKAFNIDGDVRIQYRDQLDFEDIARKFGIFEEWKDGVPRAAYKGIVVFRYQTSRRVFLVSPDSLQQLGVEDT, from the exons ATGAGAGGGAACAAGTTACGCTACTTGCTCATCCTCGCTGCTCTCGCCTTCATATACATACAG ATGCGGCTTTTTGTGACACAGTCAGAATATGCACAACGCCTTGCTGCTGCA ATTGAAGCAGAAAATCATTGTACAAGTCAGACTAGGTTGCTTATTGAACAGATTAGCCAGCAGCAAGGAAGAGTTGTGGCTCTTGAAG AACAAATGAAGCGTCAGGACCAGGAGTGCCGACAATTAAGGGCTCTTGTTCAGGATCTTGAAA GTAAAGGAATAAAAAAGTTGATTGGAAAT ATGCCAGTGGCTGCTGTAGTTGTTATGGCTTGCAACCGTGCTGACTACCTGGAGAGGACTATTAAATCCATCTTAAA ATACCAAACATCTGTTGCGTCAAAATATCCTCTTTTCATATCCCAG GACGGATCAAATCCTGATGTTAGAAAGCTTGCTTTGAGCTATGATCAGCTGACATATATGCAG CACTTAGATTTTGAACCTGTGCATACTGAAAGACCAGGGGAGCTGATTGCATACTACAAAATTGCAC GTCATTATAAGTGGGCATTGGATCAGCTGTTTCACAAGCATAATTTTAGCCGTGTTATCATACTAGAAG ATGATATGGAAATTGCCGCTGATTTTTTTGACTACTTTGAGGCTGGAGCTACTCTTCTTGACAGAGACAA GTCGATCATGGCTATTTCTTCCTGGAATGACAATGGACAAAGGCAGTTCGTCCAAGATCCTT ATGCTCTTTACCGCTCAGATTTTTTCCCTGGTCTTGGGTGGATGCTTTCAAAATCAACTTGGGCCGAACTATCTCCAAAGTGGCCAAAGGC TTACTGGGATGACTGGCTAAGGCTCAAAGAAAATCACAGAGGTCGACAATTTATTCGCCCGGAAGTTTGCAGAACGTATAATTTTGGTGAGCAT GGTTCTAGTTTGGGGCAGTTTTTCAAGCAGTATCTTGAGCCAATTAAGCTAAATGATGTACAG GTTGATTGGAAGTCGATGGACCTTAGTTACCTTTTGGAG GACAACTACGTGAAGCACTTTGGTGACTTGGTTAAAAAGGCCAAGCCCATCCATGGAGCTGATGCTGTTTTAAAAGCGTTTAACATAGATGGTGATGTGCGTATTCAGTACAGAGACCAACTAGACTTTGAAGATATCGCACGAAAGTTCGGCATTTTTGAAGAATGGAAG GATGGTGTACCACGGGCAGCATATAAAGGAATAGTAGTTTTCCGGTATCAAACATCTAGACGTGTGTTCCTTGTTTCCCCTGATTCTCTTCAACAACTTGGAGTTGAAGATACTTAG
- the LOC132599401 gene encoding alpha-1,3-mannosyl-glycoprotein 2-beta-N-acetylglucosaminyltransferase isoform X4 produces MKRQDQECRQLRALVQDLESKGIKKLIGNVQMPVAAVVVMACNRADYLERTIKSILKYQTSVASKYPLFISQDGSNPDVRKLALSYDQLTYMQHLDFEPVHTERPGELIAYYKIARHYKWALDQLFHKHNFSRVIILEDDMEIAADFFDYFEAGATLLDRDKSIMAISSWNDNGQRQFVQDPYALYRSDFFPGLGWMLSKSTWAELSPKWPKAYWDDWLRLKENHRGRQFIRPEVCRTYNFGEHGSSLGQFFKQYLEPIKLNDVQVDWKSMDLSYLLEDNYVKHFGDLVKKAKPIHGADAVLKAFNIDGDVRIQYRDQLDFEDIARKFGIFEEWKDGVPRAAYKGIVVFRYQTSRRVFLVSPDSLQQLGVEDT; encoded by the exons ATGAAGCGTCAGGACCAGGAGTGCCGACAATTAAGGGCTCTTGTTCAGGATCTTGAAA GTAAAGGAATAAAAAAGTTGATTGGAAATGTACAG ATGCCAGTGGCTGCTGTAGTTGTTATGGCTTGCAACCGTGCTGACTACCTGGAGAGGACTATTAAATCCATCTTAAA ATACCAAACATCTGTTGCGTCAAAATATCCTCTTTTCATATCCCAG GACGGATCAAATCCTGATGTTAGAAAGCTTGCTTTGAGCTATGATCAGCTGACATATATGCAG CACTTAGATTTTGAACCTGTGCATACTGAAAGACCAGGGGAGCTGATTGCATACTACAAAATTGCAC GTCATTATAAGTGGGCATTGGATCAGCTGTTTCACAAGCATAATTTTAGCCGTGTTATCATACTAGAAG ATGATATGGAAATTGCCGCTGATTTTTTTGACTACTTTGAGGCTGGAGCTACTCTTCTTGACAGAGACAA GTCGATCATGGCTATTTCTTCCTGGAATGACAATGGACAAAGGCAGTTCGTCCAAGATCCTT ATGCTCTTTACCGCTCAGATTTTTTCCCTGGTCTTGGGTGGATGCTTTCAAAATCAACTTGGGCCGAACTATCTCCAAAGTGGCCAAAGGC TTACTGGGATGACTGGCTAAGGCTCAAAGAAAATCACAGAGGTCGACAATTTATTCGCCCGGAAGTTTGCAGAACGTATAATTTTGGTGAGCAT GGTTCTAGTTTGGGGCAGTTTTTCAAGCAGTATCTTGAGCCAATTAAGCTAAATGATGTACAG GTTGATTGGAAGTCGATGGACCTTAGTTACCTTTTGGAG GACAACTACGTGAAGCACTTTGGTGACTTGGTTAAAAAGGCCAAGCCCATCCATGGAGCTGATGCTGTTTTAAAAGCGTTTAACATAGATGGTGATGTGCGTATTCAGTACAGAGACCAACTAGACTTTGAAGATATCGCACGAAAGTTCGGCATTTTTGAAGAATGGAAG GATGGTGTACCACGGGCAGCATATAAAGGAATAGTAGTTTTCCGGTATCAAACATCTAGACGTGTGTTCCTTGTTTCCCCTGATTCTCTTCAACAACTTGGAGTTGAAGATACTTAG
- the LOC132599401 gene encoding alpha-1,3-mannosyl-glycoprotein 2-beta-N-acetylglucosaminyltransferase isoform X5, whose translation MKRQDQECRQLRALVQDLESKGIKKLIGNMPVAAVVVMACNRADYLERTIKSILKYQTSVASKYPLFISQDGSNPDVRKLALSYDQLTYMQHLDFEPVHTERPGELIAYYKIARHYKWALDQLFHKHNFSRVIILEDDMEIAADFFDYFEAGATLLDRDKSIMAISSWNDNGQRQFVQDPYALYRSDFFPGLGWMLSKSTWAELSPKWPKAYWDDWLRLKENHRGRQFIRPEVCRTYNFGEHGSSLGQFFKQYLEPIKLNDVQVDWKSMDLSYLLEDNYVKHFGDLVKKAKPIHGADAVLKAFNIDGDVRIQYRDQLDFEDIARKFGIFEEWKDGVPRAAYKGIVVFRYQTSRRVFLVSPDSLQQLGVEDT comes from the exons ATGAAGCGTCAGGACCAGGAGTGCCGACAATTAAGGGCTCTTGTTCAGGATCTTGAAA GTAAAGGAATAAAAAAGTTGATTGGAAAT ATGCCAGTGGCTGCTGTAGTTGTTATGGCTTGCAACCGTGCTGACTACCTGGAGAGGACTATTAAATCCATCTTAAA ATACCAAACATCTGTTGCGTCAAAATATCCTCTTTTCATATCCCAG GACGGATCAAATCCTGATGTTAGAAAGCTTGCTTTGAGCTATGATCAGCTGACATATATGCAG CACTTAGATTTTGAACCTGTGCATACTGAAAGACCAGGGGAGCTGATTGCATACTACAAAATTGCAC GTCATTATAAGTGGGCATTGGATCAGCTGTTTCACAAGCATAATTTTAGCCGTGTTATCATACTAGAAG ATGATATGGAAATTGCCGCTGATTTTTTTGACTACTTTGAGGCTGGAGCTACTCTTCTTGACAGAGACAA GTCGATCATGGCTATTTCTTCCTGGAATGACAATGGACAAAGGCAGTTCGTCCAAGATCCTT ATGCTCTTTACCGCTCAGATTTTTTCCCTGGTCTTGGGTGGATGCTTTCAAAATCAACTTGGGCCGAACTATCTCCAAAGTGGCCAAAGGC TTACTGGGATGACTGGCTAAGGCTCAAAGAAAATCACAGAGGTCGACAATTTATTCGCCCGGAAGTTTGCAGAACGTATAATTTTGGTGAGCAT GGTTCTAGTTTGGGGCAGTTTTTCAAGCAGTATCTTGAGCCAATTAAGCTAAATGATGTACAG GTTGATTGGAAGTCGATGGACCTTAGTTACCTTTTGGAG GACAACTACGTGAAGCACTTTGGTGACTTGGTTAAAAAGGCCAAGCCCATCCATGGAGCTGATGCTGTTTTAAAAGCGTTTAACATAGATGGTGATGTGCGTATTCAGTACAGAGACCAACTAGACTTTGAAGATATCGCACGAAAGTTCGGCATTTTTGAAGAATGGAAG GATGGTGTACCACGGGCAGCATATAAAGGAATAGTAGTTTTCCGGTATCAAACATCTAGACGTGTGTTCCTTGTTTCCCCTGATTCTCTTCAACAACTTGGAGTTGAAGATACTTAG
- the LOC132599401 gene encoding alpha-1,3-mannosyl-glycoprotein 2-beta-N-acetylglucosaminyltransferase isoform X1, which yields MRGNKLRYLLILAALAFIYIQMRLFVTQSEYAQRLAAAIEAENHCTSQTRLLIEQISQQQGRVVALEEQMKRQDQECRQLRALVQDLESKGIKKLIGNVQMPVAAVVVMACNRADYLERTIKSILKYQTSVASKYPLFISQDGSNPDVRKLALSYDQLTYMQHLDFEPVHTERPGELIAYYKIARHYKWALDQLFHKHNFSRVIILEDDMEIAADFFDYFEAGATLLDRDKSIMAISSWNDNGQRQFVQDPYALYRSDFFPGLGWMLSKSTWAELSPKWPKAYWDDWLRLKENHRGRQFIRPEVCRTYNFGEHGSSLGQFFKQYLEPIKLNDVQVDWKSMDLSYLLEDNYVKHFGDLVKKAKPIHGADAVLKAFNIDGDVRIQYRDQLDFEDIARKFGIFEEWKDGVPRAAYKGIVVFRYQTSRRVFLVSPDSLQQLGVEDT from the exons ATGAGAGGGAACAAGTTACGCTACTTGCTCATCCTCGCTGCTCTCGCCTTCATATACATACAG ATGCGGCTTTTTGTGACACAGTCAGAATATGCACAACGCCTTGCTGCTGCA ATTGAAGCAGAAAATCATTGTACAAGTCAGACTAGGTTGCTTATTGAACAGATTAGCCAGCAGCAAGGAAGAGTTGTGGCTCTTGAAG AACAAATGAAGCGTCAGGACCAGGAGTGCCGACAATTAAGGGCTCTTGTTCAGGATCTTGAAA GTAAAGGAATAAAAAAGTTGATTGGAAATGTACAG ATGCCAGTGGCTGCTGTAGTTGTTATGGCTTGCAACCGTGCTGACTACCTGGAGAGGACTATTAAATCCATCTTAAA ATACCAAACATCTGTTGCGTCAAAATATCCTCTTTTCATATCCCAG GACGGATCAAATCCTGATGTTAGAAAGCTTGCTTTGAGCTATGATCAGCTGACATATATGCAG CACTTAGATTTTGAACCTGTGCATACTGAAAGACCAGGGGAGCTGATTGCATACTACAAAATTGCAC GTCATTATAAGTGGGCATTGGATCAGCTGTTTCACAAGCATAATTTTAGCCGTGTTATCATACTAGAAG ATGATATGGAAATTGCCGCTGATTTTTTTGACTACTTTGAGGCTGGAGCTACTCTTCTTGACAGAGACAA GTCGATCATGGCTATTTCTTCCTGGAATGACAATGGACAAAGGCAGTTCGTCCAAGATCCTT ATGCTCTTTACCGCTCAGATTTTTTCCCTGGTCTTGGGTGGATGCTTTCAAAATCAACTTGGGCCGAACTATCTCCAAAGTGGCCAAAGGC TTACTGGGATGACTGGCTAAGGCTCAAAGAAAATCACAGAGGTCGACAATTTATTCGCCCGGAAGTTTGCAGAACGTATAATTTTGGTGAGCAT GGTTCTAGTTTGGGGCAGTTTTTCAAGCAGTATCTTGAGCCAATTAAGCTAAATGATGTACAG GTTGATTGGAAGTCGATGGACCTTAGTTACCTTTTGGAG GACAACTACGTGAAGCACTTTGGTGACTTGGTTAAAAAGGCCAAGCCCATCCATGGAGCTGATGCTGTTTTAAAAGCGTTTAACATAGATGGTGATGTGCGTATTCAGTACAGAGACCAACTAGACTTTGAAGATATCGCACGAAAGTTCGGCATTTTTGAAGAATGGAAG GATGGTGTACCACGGGCAGCATATAAAGGAATAGTAGTTTTCCGGTATCAAACATCTAGACGTGTGTTCCTTGTTTCCCCTGATTCTCTTCAACAACTTGGAGTTGAAGATACTTAG